A single genomic interval of Sinorhizobium garamanticum harbors:
- the nuoF gene encoding NADH-quinone oxidoreductase subunit NuoF has protein sequence MLRDEDRIFTNLYGLKDKSLKGAMARGHWDGTKQILEKGRDWIINEMKASGLRGRGGAGFPTGLKWSFMPKESDGRPHYLVVNADESEPGTCKDRDIMRHDPHTLIEGCLVASFAMGANTAYIYVRGEYIREREALQAAIDECYDAGLLGKNNKHGWDMDIYVHHGAGAYICGEETALLESLEGKKGQPRLKPPFPANMGLYGCPTTVNNVESIAVAPTILRRGASWFSSIGRPNNVGTKLFMISGHVNKPCTVEEAMGITFRELIEKHAGGIRGGWDNLLAVIPGGASCPVVKAEDIIDCPMDFDGLREVKSSFGTAAAIVMDRSTDIIKAIARISAFFKHESCGQCTPCREGTGWMWRVMERMVQGRAQKREIDMLFDVTKQIEGHTICALGDAAAWPVQGLIRNFRPEIEKRIDEYTRNATSHGAVLEAAE, from the coding sequence ATGCTAAGAGATGAAGACCGCATCTTTACCAATCTCTACGGCCTCAAGGACAAGTCCCTGAAGGGCGCGATGGCGCGCGGACACTGGGATGGCACCAAGCAAATCCTGGAAAAGGGCCGCGACTGGATCATCAACGAAATGAAGGCTTCCGGCCTTCGCGGGCGCGGTGGCGCCGGCTTCCCGACCGGGCTGAAGTGGTCGTTCATGCCAAAGGAAAGCGACGGACGGCCGCATTATCTGGTGGTCAACGCCGACGAGTCGGAGCCCGGCACCTGCAAGGATCGCGACATCATGCGCCACGATCCGCATACGCTGATCGAAGGCTGTCTGGTCGCGAGCTTCGCCATGGGCGCCAACACCGCCTACATCTACGTGCGCGGCGAATATATCCGCGAGCGCGAGGCGCTGCAGGCGGCGATCGACGAATGCTATGACGCGGGTCTGCTCGGCAAGAACAACAAGCACGGCTGGGACATGGACATCTACGTCCACCACGGCGCCGGCGCCTATATCTGTGGTGAAGAAACCGCATTGCTCGAAAGCCTCGAGGGCAAGAAGGGGCAGCCGCGCCTGAAGCCGCCGTTCCCGGCAAATATGGGTCTCTACGGCTGCCCGACCACCGTCAACAATGTCGAATCGATCGCGGTAGCGCCGACCATCCTGCGTCGCGGCGCCAGCTGGTTCTCCTCCATCGGCCGCCCGAACAATGTCGGCACGAAGCTGTTCATGATCTCCGGTCACGTCAACAAGCCGTGCACCGTCGAAGAGGCGATGGGCATCACGTTCCGCGAGCTGATCGAAAAGCATGCGGGCGGCATCCGCGGCGGATGGGACAACCTCTTGGCCGTCATTCCGGGCGGTGCATCGTGCCCGGTCGTCAAGGCTGAAGACATCATCGACTGCCCGATGGACTTCGACGGCCTGCGCGAGGTCAAGTCGTCGTTCGGTACCGCCGCCGCGATCGTCATGGACAGGTCCACCGACATCATCAAGGCGATCGCCCGCATCTCGGCATTCTTCAAGCATGAGAGCTGCGGCCAATGCACTCCGTGCCGCGAGGGTACCGGCTGGATGTGGCGCGTGATGGAACGCATGGTGCAAGGTCGCGCTCAGAAGCGCGAGATCGACATGCTTTTCGATGTGACGAAGCAGATCGAGGGCCACACCATCTGTGCGCTTGGCGATGCGGCCGCCTGGCCGGTCCAGGGCCTCATCCGCAACTTCCGTCCGGAGATCGAAAAGCGCATCGACGAATACACACGCAACGCCACGTCACACGGCGCGGTGCTCGAAGCAGCGGAGTAA
- a CDS encoding NADH-quinone oxidoreductase subunit E, with product MSVRRLAEDTVQPASFAFNKENAAWAKATIKKYPKGREQSAVIPLLMRAQEQDGWVTKAAIESIADMLGMPYIRVLEVATFYTQFQLKPVGTRAHVQVCGTTPCMLRGAEDLIKVCKRKIASEPFTLNESGTLSWEEVECQGACVNAPMVMIFKDTFEDLTPERLEQIIDTFEAGKGAEVTPGPQIDRVYSAPIGGPTTLLALDSATTNSPAQANPGRRKKASSEPAVSIPPANAARAKTASAVTNPTLKTPVTARKEAAAIAKIEGETVDKSKPAKPAVTGRPSLEDKNRPAGIEKPATVDDLKLLSGVGPKIEGTLHELGIYTFVQIASWKKAEREWVDGYLNFKGRIERDDWVKQAKALAKGGEAEYIKVFGKKPR from the coding sequence ATGTCCGTTCGTCGACTAGCCGAAGACACTGTCCAGCCAGCGAGCTTTGCGTTCAACAAAGAGAATGCTGCCTGGGCCAAGGCAACGATCAAGAAATATCCGAAGGGCCGCGAGCAGTCGGCGGTCATTCCCTTGCTGATGCGCGCTCAAGAGCAAGACGGCTGGGTAACGAAGGCGGCGATCGAGTCGATCGCAGACATGCTTGGCATGCCCTATATCCGCGTTCTCGAAGTTGCGACTTTCTACACGCAGTTCCAGCTGAAGCCGGTCGGCACGCGCGCGCACGTGCAGGTTTGCGGAACGACGCCGTGCATGCTGCGCGGCGCCGAGGACCTGATCAAGGTCTGCAAGAGGAAGATCGCTTCGGAGCCCTTCACTCTGAACGAAAGCGGCACTCTCTCGTGGGAAGAGGTCGAATGTCAGGGTGCCTGCGTCAACGCACCGATGGTGATGATCTTCAAGGACACGTTCGAAGACCTGACGCCTGAGCGCTTGGAACAGATCATCGACACTTTCGAAGCAGGTAAGGGGGCAGAGGTCACGCCAGGCCCGCAGATCGATCGCGTCTATTCCGCGCCCATTGGCGGTCCGACGACATTGTTGGCGCTGGATTCGGCGACTACAAATAGCCCCGCACAGGCTAACCCTGGTCGGCGGAAGAAGGCCTCGAGCGAGCCGGCCGTCAGCATACCGCCGGCGAATGCTGCGCGGGCGAAGACCGCAAGCGCCGTTACCAATCCGACATTGAAGACGCCGGTGACCGCGAGGAAAGAGGCGGCCGCCATCGCCAAGATCGAAGGTGAGACCGTCGACAAGTCCAAGCCGGCCAAGCCTGCGGTAACGGGCCGGCCGTCTCTCGAGGACAAGAACCGCCCGGCCGGTATCGAGAAGCCGGCGACGGTCGACGATCTCAAACTGCTCTCGGGCGTCGGCCCCAAGATCGAAGGCACCCTGCACGAACTCGGCATCTACACCTTTGTGCAGATTGCCTCCTGGAAGAAGGCCGAGCGCGAATGGGTCGACGGATATCTGAATTTCAAGGGCCGCATAGAGCGCGATGACTGGGTCAAGCAGGCCAAGGCGCTCGCCAAGGGCGGCGAAGCCGAATACATCAAGGTTTTCGGCAAGAAGCCGCGGTAA
- a CDS encoding NADH-quinone oxidoreductase subunit D has product MTEHNVRNFNINFGPQHPAAHGVLRLVLELDGEIVERVDPHIGLLHRGTEKLIEAKTYLQAIPYFDRLDYVAPMNQEHAFALAVERLTGTEVPIRGQLIRVLYSEIGRILSHLLNVTTQAMDVGALTPPLWGFEEREKLMVFYERACGARMHSAYIRPGGVHQDLPHQLVEDIGKWIDPFLKTVDDIDELLTGNRIFKQRNVDIGVVKLEDCWAWGFSGVMVRGSGAAWDLRRAQPYECYSDLEFDIPIGKNGDCYDRYLIRMIEMRQSARIMRQCVNRLLGDAKVGPVSSMDGKIVPPKRGEMKRSMEALIHHFKLYTEGYHVPAGEVYAAVEAPKGEFGVYLVSDGSNKPYRCKIRAPGYAHLQAMDFICRGHQLADVSAVLGSLDIVFGEVDR; this is encoded by the coding sequence ATGACCGAACATAACGTCCGCAACTTCAACATCAACTTTGGTCCGCAGCATCCGGCGGCGCACGGCGTTCTGCGTCTCGTGCTTGAGCTCGACGGTGAAATCGTCGAGCGCGTCGATCCGCATATCGGCCTTCTGCATCGCGGCACCGAGAAGCTGATCGAGGCCAAGACCTATCTGCAGGCCATACCCTATTTCGACCGGCTCGACTACGTCGCGCCGATGAACCAAGAGCATGCCTTCGCGCTTGCAGTGGAGCGGCTCACGGGGACGGAAGTGCCGATCCGCGGCCAGCTTATCCGTGTTCTTTACTCGGAAATCGGCCGCATCCTTTCGCATCTCCTCAACGTGACAACGCAGGCGATGGACGTCGGTGCGCTGACGCCGCCGCTCTGGGGTTTCGAAGAGCGCGAGAAGCTGATGGTCTTCTACGAGCGCGCCTGCGGCGCCCGCATGCACTCGGCCTATATTCGGCCGGGCGGCGTGCACCAGGATCTGCCGCATCAGCTCGTCGAGGATATCGGCAAGTGGATTGATCCGTTCCTGAAGACCGTCGACGATATCGACGAACTCCTCACTGGAAACCGCATCTTCAAGCAGCGCAACGTCGATATCGGCGTCGTCAAGCTGGAGGATTGCTGGGCCTGGGGCTTCTCCGGCGTCATGGTGCGCGGCTCGGGTGCCGCCTGGGACCTGCGTCGCGCACAGCCATATGAATGCTATTCCGATCTCGAGTTCGATATCCCGATCGGCAAGAACGGCGACTGCTACGACCGCTACCTGATCCGTATGATCGAGATGCGCCAGTCGGCGAGGATCATGCGCCAATGCGTGAACCGTCTGCTCGGCGACGCTAAGGTCGGGCCGGTCTCTTCGATGGATGGCAAGATCGTGCCGCCGAAGCGCGGCGAGATGAAGCGCTCGATGGAAGCATTGATCCATCACTTCAAGCTCTACACCGAGGGCTACCACGTGCCGGCCGGCGAAGTCTACGCCGCGGTCGAAGCGCCCAAGGGGGAGTTCGGCGTCTATCTAGTCTCCGATGGTTCGAACAAGCCTTACCGGTGCAAGATTCGCGCCCCGGGCTACGCGCATCTGCAGGCCATGGACTTCATCTGTCGCGGACACCAGCTCGCCGACGTCTCGGCCGTGCTGGGCTCCCTGGATATCGTTTTTGGCGAGGTAGACCGCTAA
- a CDS encoding NADH-quinone oxidoreductase subunit C, with the protein MSEALNELASYLREMRGALIADSAIKYGELTLTVKAEHLIALLSFLRDDVQCGFVSLIDVCGVDYPQRPDRFDVVYHLLSPRQNLRVRVKVATADGDPVPSATSVYPGADWFEREAYDMYGILFTGHPDLRRILTDYGFEGHPLRKDFPLTGFVEVRYDDEAKRVVYEPVELKQEFRNFDFLSPWEGTEYVLPGDEKAKSR; encoded by the coding sequence ATGAGTGAAGCCCTGAACGAGCTTGCCTCCTATCTGCGCGAGATGCGGGGTGCGCTGATCGCCGATTCGGCGATCAAGTACGGCGAGTTGACCCTGACGGTGAAGGCCGAGCACCTCATTGCGCTCTTGAGTTTCCTGCGCGACGACGTGCAGTGCGGTTTTGTCAGCCTGATCGATGTCTGCGGTGTCGACTACCCGCAACGGCCGGATCGTTTCGACGTCGTCTATCATCTGCTTTCGCCGCGCCAGAACCTGCGTGTTCGTGTCAAGGTCGCGACCGCCGACGGCGACCCCGTACCTTCTGCCACTTCGGTCTATCCGGGTGCGGATTGGTTCGAGCGGGAAGCCTATGACATGTACGGCATCCTCTTCACCGGGCATCCGGATCTGCGCCGCATCCTGACGGACTACGGTTTCGAAGGTCATCCGCTGCGCAAGGACTTCCCGCTGACCGGTTTCGTCGAGGTGCGCTACGACGACGAGGCCAAGCGGGTCGTCTACGAGCCCGTCGAGCTGAAGCAGGAATTCCGCAACTTCGATTTTCTTTCGCCGTGGGAGGGGACGGAATACGTCCTGCCCGGCGACGAGAAGGCGAAGTCACGGTGA
- a CDS encoding NuoB/complex I 20 kDa subunit family protein encodes MELTSGTALVAPQPKGIIDPSTGKPIGSNDAFFGEINNELADKGFLVTSTDELINWARTGSLMWMTFGLACCAVEMMQMSMPRYDAERFGFAPRASPRQSDVMIVAGTLTNKMAPALRKVYDQMPEPRYVISMGSCANGGGYYHYSYSVVRGCDRVVPVDIYVPGCPPTAEALLYGVLLLQKKIRRTGTIER; translated from the coding sequence ATGGAACTAACATCCGGCACCGCGCTCGTTGCGCCGCAGCCGAAGGGGATCATCGATCCCTCGACCGGCAAGCCGATCGGCAGCAATGACGCTTTCTTCGGCGAGATCAACAACGAGCTCGCCGACAAGGGCTTTCTCGTTACCTCGACCGACGAGCTGATCAACTGGGCCCGCACCGGATCGCTGATGTGGATGACCTTCGGTCTTGCCTGTTGCGCCGTCGAAATGATGCAGATGTCGATGCCGCGCTATGACGCCGAACGTTTCGGCTTCGCGCCGCGCGCCTCGCCGCGCCAGTCCGACGTCATGATCGTCGCCGGCACGCTCACCAACAAGATGGCGCCCGCGCTTCGCAAGGTCTACGACCAGATGCCGGAGCCGCGCTATGTCATCTCGATGGGCTCCTGTGCCAACGGCGGCGGCTACTATCACTATTCCTATTCGGTCGTGCGCGGTTGCGACCGCGTCGTACCCGTCGACATCTACGTGCCAGGCTGTCCTCCCACGGCAGAAGCGCTGCTCTACGGCGTGCTTCTGCTGCAGAAGAAGATCCGCCGCACCGGCACGATCGAGCGCTAA
- a CDS encoding NADH-quinone oxidoreductase subunit A — MTELLGSYVPIAIFIGIALVIGLALLVAPFAVAFKAPDSEKLSAYECGFNAFDDARMKFDVRFYLVSILFIIFDLEVAFLFPWAVSFREMGWFGFWSMMVFLLVLTVGFIYEWKKGALEWN; from the coding sequence ATGACTGAACTTCTCGGTTCCTATGTTCCGATCGCGATTTTCATTGGAATCGCGCTTGTGATCGGCCTCGCACTCTTGGTCGCCCCCTTTGCTGTCGCCTTCAAGGCGCCCGATTCGGAAAAGCTGTCGGCCTACGAATGCGGCTTCAACGCGTTTGACGACGCCCGCATGAAGTTCGACGTCCGTTTCTATCTCGTGTCGATCCTCTTCATCATCTTCGACCTGGAAGTGGCGTTCCTCTTCCCCTGGGCTGTCTCGTTCCGGGAAATGGGCTGGTTCGGCTTCTGGTCGATGATGGTCTTCCTCCTGGTGCTGACGGTCGGCTTTATCTATGAATGGAAGAAGGGAGCGCTGGAATGGAACTAA